The window GACGTGGCCTATGACGATCAAGTTTATGTGGATGACCGCACAATTGACAGTCATATCAAACGCCTGCGTAAGAAGATGCGGACCGCGGATGATGAATTCTCCGCGATTGAGACACTTTACGGGATCGGCTACAGGTATAACGAAGAGTGATCCGGTATCATGGCGATTGCCGAAAGGAACTTCGTGCGCGATCTGACACCAGCAAGACGTGATGGTGATGTTGTTCTGGGGGACGATTGGGTCGCCCCAGACAGTGCTGCACCAAATGAAATCAGAGCCCGCCGCGAACGGCGGGGGCTGTTTTCATTGCGTGCGTCGCCGCTGACGCGGAAAATCATTACCTTCAATCTGATTGCTTTGAATGTTCTGGTCGCCGGAATCCTTTATCTCAATTCCTCGCGCGAAAGCCTCGCTGTACAGCGTGCGGCCTCACTTGTTTCCGAAGCTGAGCTGATTGCAGATGTGATCGAAGCGCAGCTGCCGGAAGGGCAATCCGTAGATTTGTCGACCGGTGAAGGCGTGGATATAGACAAAACTCTGTCAGGGCTTGACCTGCGCAGTGGTATTCAGGTGTTCATCTTTGATCCGGACGGTGCTTTGATCTCTCGTTTCGAAGGCGCCAGTGATGCCCGTGCCGAAGGGCGTGCAGATGGAACCGAGAGCAAGACAATATTGACTGATGGCCTGAGTTGGTTGTGGAATGCTGTATCTTCTCCGTTTCGGGGCAATGGTCAGCCAGTGTCTATCGAAGATCGGTTGAAGCCGGTCATTGCTGCCGCTCTCGTGAATGGTGCTCAAATCAAGGAGGAGCACGACGACGAAGGTGCTACTCTGCTGGCCGTGGCCACTCCGATTGAGTTTGGCAACACATCAATCGGCGCGGTTGCCATTGCGAGCGCTAGCGGTGAGATTGACCGCCTCGTTCGAGGTGAGCGCGAGCGGGTGCTGCAAATGTTTATTATCGCAACCCTCGTGTCCATCGGTTTGAGCCTCGTTCTGGCCTCGACCATCGCAAACCCTTTGGCTGATCTGGCTGCTGCGGCAGAATTGGGACGTGACAAAGACGCCCGCAAGATGAACCCCGGCCGTATCCGCATCCCTGATTTGACGGCGCGCCCCGATGAGATTGGTCGCTTGTCCGCCGCTTTGCGCGGAATGGTCTCCGCACTTTACAACCGCATTGAAGGGAATGAACAGTTCGCTGCAGATGTGGCACATGAAATCAAGAACCCGCTTGCTTCGCTGCGCTCGGCTGTTGGCACGTTGCGTATGATCAAGCGTGAAGACCAGCGGGAAAAGTTGCTGGATGTGATTGACCACGACGTGCGACGCCTTGACCGTTTGGTTAGTGACATTTCGAACGCCTCCCGTCTCGACAGCGAGCTGGTAAAGGAAGAGGAAGAGCCTTTCGACCTGGTGAACATGCTGGGGAATCTGGGGCAATATCTGGGCGAGGACGCCAAGAGCAAAGGCATCGACTTTATCGTCGATCTGCCGAAAGACTCGATTGTTGTGCAGGGACTTGAAGCCCGTCTTGCACAGGTTTTTGTGAACTTAATCACCAATGCGATTTCGTTCTGTGAGGATGGTGATGCAATACGCGTCTGGGCGCGTAAGCGTGAAAACCGGGTCCTTGTGGTGGTTGAAGACACTGGTCCAGGCATTCCGGATCAGGCGCTTGGCAAGATTTTCAAGCGCTTCTATTCGGAACGACCTGAAGAGCACTTTGGCAATAACTCCGGTCTCGGACTTGCGATTTCCAAACAGATTGTCGAAGCGCACGGTGGTGTGATCTGGGCCGAGAACATCCGGCCGACCGATGCTGACATAACTTCTGACCCACTCGGCGCGCGTTTTGTCGTAGGCTTGCCGATCTAGACATGACTGCTCAAAGCCTGATCCTGCATGGCACCTGTGTTGACGTGGCGGGCAAAGGTGTCCTGATTACGGGAGCATCGGGTAGTGGTAAGTCATCTTTGGCGCTACAGCTTATGGCGTTAGGAGCAGCGTTGGTTTCGGATGACCGTACTCGGTTGACCTTGGAAAGTGGCAGAATTCGTGCGGCCCCGCCCCCATCTATTGCTGGATTGATCGAAGCGCGCGGCGTTGGAATACTTCACACAGGTCATACCAAGCAAACTTTGGTGCACCTTGTCGTGGACATGGACGTGATTGAAACAAAGCGCCTTCCTGACGCGCATAGTACTACACTGCTGGACATACCGGTACGATGCCTGCACAAAGTTGACGCACCCTATTTTCCTGCGGCGCTTATTGCTTATCTTGCAGGAAGCGGACCCGAGGTATCATGACAGCTCCAGACCATCCACTTCGTCGCATCGTCTTCGTCACCGGCCCTTCGGGGGCGGGCCTATCGTCTACACTGAACGTGCTAGAGGACGCGGGATTTGAGGTTATCGACAATCTTCCAATGAGACTGCTTCCACTCCTCTTTGAGGATCAGGACCAAAGCCGACCTCTTGCTCTTGGAATTGATGCACGTAACCGCGACTTTTCGACGAACACCGTAATTGATTTGTTGGGGCATTTGGCAAGCCGTCCGGGCGTGTTGGCTGAAATGGTATTTCTGGATTGCAGTACTGATGTGCTCTTGCGTCGTTTTTCAGAGACACGCCGTCGTCATCCAATGGCACCAGCGGATCGTCCTGGTGAGGGCATAGAGGCCGAGCAGCAACTGCTGGAGCCTCTGCGGGCGCGTGCGGATGTGTTGATAGATACATCAGACATTAACGTGCACGAATTGCGGGCCGAGGTGGAGCATTGGTTTGCACCCGGTGGTAAGCGGCAAATGACTGTTACAGTGCAGTCTTTTTCATACAAGCGCGGTCTGCCGCGGTCCGTGGACATGGTTTATGATTGCCGCTTTCTGAAGAACCCATATTGGGAGCCCAGTTTGCGGGAGATGAACGGAACCGATCCGCGCGTGGCAGCACATGTCGCTACTGATCCGCGCTATGAAGAGTTCGCGCAGAAGGTTCTGGATATGAGCCTGCTTATTCTGCCAGCCTGCCGTGAAGAGGGGAAAAGCCATTTCTCCATCGCTTTCGGTTGCACCGGAGGTCAGCACAGGTCTGTGACCCTTGCGGAAAGCCATGCTTTGCGGCTTGCAGAGGAGGGCTGGCAAGTGTCAATAAGGCACAGAGAATTGAGCGCGCGGCAACGAATAGGGACGCAAGATACGTGATTGGCATTGTGATCGTGGCACATGGCGGACTGGCCCGTGAATATCTTGCGGCGATCGAACATGTGGTCGGATCCCAGAATGGTGTCCGCGCAATTGAAATCCGTGCAGACCATGACCGCGCTGCCAAGCAGGCCGAGATTTGCGAAGCCGCTGATGCTGTAGATACGGGGCAGGGCGTGGTTGTAGTCACGGATCTGTTCGGAGGCTCTCCGTCAAATCTAAGCTTGCTTGCCTGTCAGCCGGCTGGGCGCCGCATTATATACGGCGCAAATCTTCCCATGCTAATCAAGCTGGCGAAAAGCCGTGACAAGCCAGTGCCCGAAGCAGTTCGCGCTGCGCTTGAAGCTGGCAAGAAATATATTGATGCGCAAAACGTCAGTACTGAATAACAGGGCAAACCCATGACCAATATCACTCTTGAGATCGTGAACGAAAAAGGTTTGCACGCGCGCGCGTCCGCGAAACTGGTCGAAGTCGTTGAGGGCTTTGATGCAAGTGCAGAGGTGTCCAAGGACGGGATGAACGCGTCCGGCGATAGTATCATGGGGCTTTTAATGTTGGCAGCAGCCAAGGGAAGCTTTATTGACGTGGAAACTTCCGGCCCTGATGCAGAGGCGCTTGCCAGCGCACTGACAGCGCTGGTGGCCGATAAATTTGGTGAGGGCATGTAGCGTACCGCGCCCGAAGTTGCAGCGAGGTCACCTTACGTGACAGAGAAAACTCAAATCGTTGGTTCGGACGCACCTAACGGCGAAGCCGCTGAACAGGTGAGTTTCACTCACTATGACCGGCGCAGCTTGTCATATGCCTCCACTTTCGAGGACCCTTGGAAGTCACGGATGATATCCGCGATCGAGCTGTTCACCGGAAAACTGAAGATCCTTCAGATGATCCGGCAATTTGAAAAGCGCGGAGCGCCAAGCGGGCAGGCATTCTGGCGCGCGGCGCTTGATACAATGGGGATCGACCTCACAACGCCGCAAGAGCAGCTAGACCTGATCCCCAAAGAGGGGCCGGTAATCGTTGTGGCGAACCATCCACACGGTATGGTGGATGGCATGATTTTTGCTGACCTGATTGGACGCGTGCGCCCTGACTACCGAATCCTGACCCGATCTTTGCTGACCTCCATTGACGAAGTGGCAGGCAGCTACATGATCCCTGTACCCTTTCCGCATGATCCTGATGCACAACGCAAAGGCGTTGAAATGCGGGCAAAGGCGATGGCCCATCTTAAAAGCGGCGGCGTTGTCGCGCTGTTCCCATCCGGTGTTGTCGCGGCGTCAGATACATGGTGG is drawn from Sulfitobacter sp. S223 and contains these coding sequences:
- a CDS encoding HPr kinase/phosphorylase — translated: MTAQSLILHGTCVDVAGKGVLITGASGSGKSSLALQLMALGAALVSDDRTRLTLESGRIRAAPPPSIAGLIEARGVGILHTGHTKQTLVHLVVDMDVIETKRLPDAHSTTLLDIPVRCLHKVDAPYFPAALIAYLAGSGPEVS
- a CDS encoding sensor histidine kinase, which encodes MAIAERNFVRDLTPARRDGDVVLGDDWVAPDSAAPNEIRARRERRGLFSLRASPLTRKIITFNLIALNVLVAGILYLNSSRESLAVQRAASLVSEAELIADVIEAQLPEGQSVDLSTGEGVDIDKTLSGLDLRSGIQVFIFDPDGALISRFEGASDARAEGRADGTESKTILTDGLSWLWNAVSSPFRGNGQPVSIEDRLKPVIAAALVNGAQIKEEHDDEGATLLAVATPIEFGNTSIGAVAIASASGEIDRLVRGERERVLQMFIIATLVSIGLSLVLASTIANPLADLAAAAELGRDKDARKMNPGRIRIPDLTARPDEIGRLSAALRGMVSALYNRIEGNEQFAADVAHEIKNPLASLRSAVGTLRMIKREDQREKLLDVIDHDVRRLDRLVSDISNASRLDSELVKEEEEPFDLVNMLGNLGQYLGEDAKSKGIDFIVDLPKDSIVVQGLEARLAQVFVNLITNAISFCEDGDAIRVWARKRENRVLVVVEDTGPGIPDQALGKIFKRFYSERPEEHFGNNSGLGLAISKQIVEAHGGVIWAENIRPTDADITSDPLGARFVVGLPI
- a CDS encoding HPr family phosphocarrier protein, whose translation is MTNITLEIVNEKGLHARASAKLVEVVEGFDASAEVSKDGMNASGDSIMGLLMLAAAKGSFIDVETSGPDAEALASALTALVADKFGEGM
- a CDS encoding PTS sugar transporter subunit IIA, translating into MIGIVIVAHGGLAREYLAAIEHVVGSQNGVRAIEIRADHDRAAKQAEICEAADAVDTGQGVVVVTDLFGGSPSNLSLLACQPAGRRIIYGANLPMLIKLAKSRDKPVPEAVRAALEAGKKYIDAQNVSTE
- the rapZ gene encoding RNase adapter RapZ, whose amino-acid sequence is MTAPDHPLRRIVFVTGPSGAGLSSTLNVLEDAGFEVIDNLPMRLLPLLFEDQDQSRPLALGIDARNRDFSTNTVIDLLGHLASRPGVLAEMVFLDCSTDVLLRRFSETRRRHPMAPADRPGEGIEAEQQLLEPLRARADVLIDTSDINVHELRAEVEHWFAPGGKRQMTVTVQSFSYKRGLPRSVDMVYDCRFLKNPYWEPSLREMNGTDPRVAAHVATDPRYEEFAQKVLDMSLLILPACREEGKSHFSIAFGCTGGQHRSVTLAESHALRLAEEGWQVSIRHRELSARQRIGTQDT
- a CDS encoding lysophospholipid acyltransferase family protein, which gives rise to MVGSDAPNGEAAEQVSFTHYDRRSLSYASTFEDPWKSRMISAIELFTGKLKILQMIRQFEKRGAPSGQAFWRAALDTMGIDLTTPQEQLDLIPKEGPVIVVANHPHGMVDGMIFADLIGRVRPDYRILTRSLLTSIDEVAGSYMIPVPFPHDPDAQRKGVEMRAKAMAHLKSGGVVALFPSGVVAASDTWWGPAIEAEWNVFTAKMIRRSGAQVVPLKFPGQNSRAYQIANQISPMLRQGLLLHEIAHSCNKPQAPVVGAPISQSKIDARADDPRAFMAWLRDLTLGLDAN